The genomic stretch TCATCTTTTACTTATTACTTGCCTTAACAAACTTATAAAGCACGAAAGTCTTCGGCGCCATCTCTACATTCAGTACATTACCCTCAACCGTAGCAGCACTTTCTTTCGGAGTGATGACATTCGGATGCTCTACCGTGTTATCTTTATCCAAATCGGCAGACTGGAGTGTGATGCATTTACCTTCCACAAGTTTATCACTCTTCTTCAACCCGTTGAAAGTCAATGATACTGGCTGTGTCTGCTCCGAAGTATTGGCAATTTTCACGATATAAGCCTTTTCATCCTTATCCCATACGGCACTGGCAAACAGACCATCCTGTCCTTCCTGACCACTCACAGCTTTTTTATCCATAGTCAGGGGCAACACATGAGTACCTTTGTTATGAGCATAAAGCTGCTGCACATAGTAACTACAAGTACGAACCGAGTTCAGATTGTCAAACCAGATCAAATCCGGACGCCATTGCCATCCTTCCACATGGGCAAACAAAGGCGCATAAGTAGCCATGTGCACCACATCAGCATTCCGTTCCAGTCCGGTCATGAACGCAGCTTCCATTAAAGCAGCGTTAAAATGGTTCCATTTCTTGCCTTTGCCATGGCAGGCATATTCTCCAGCAAAGACCTTCGGTCCTTTGCGGTCGTAATTGTCATAACGGTTGCCTTGTGCCAGGAACCAGCTTTCGGGACGATAGAAATGCTCATCCACCAAATCCACTTTCAGATTTTTCATTTCCGGCCATAAGTAATCAAAGTCTTTACCTTCAGACTGAGGTCCCGAACTACCAACAATCTTGATTTCAGGATGAGCCTTACGAAGCACCTCGACAAACTGTTTCAGACGTTCCGGATATTCCGGTCCCCATTGTTCGTTACCAATGCCCAAGAATTTCAAGTTAAAGGGAGCAGGGTGTCCCATATCCGCACGAACTTTTCCCCAAGTACTTGTGACATCGCCATTAGCAAACTCAATCAGGTCTAATGCATCCTGTATATACGAATCAAGCTTTGACAGGCTGACCTGCTGGTCGGGGTCATTCTGATACTGACATATCAATCCGCAGTTCAGAATAGGCAGCGGTTCGGCGCCTATATCCTCCGACAACTGGAAATATTCAAAGAAGCCCAGTCCGTAGGTCTGGAAATAATCAGGGAAGAAACGATGCTTGAACGTATAATGCCAGCGGTTTTCATTCAACGGGCGATTCTCTACCGCACCTATTGTTTTTTTCCATTCGTAACGGGTAGCCTCATCCGTACCTTCTACAATACAGCCGCCGGGAAAACGGAAAACACCGGGTTTGATATCATATAAAGCCTGCACCAAGTCTTTACGAAGACCGTTCTTACGCTCTTTCCAAGTATCTACAGGGAAAAGAGAAACATGTTCCAGATCCACTGTTCCCGCACTTTCAAGGAAAATACGAAGATGAGCCTTGGGCTCCGTTCTCGGCGATTTCAATATCACCTCATATTGTTTCCAATCCTTCGAATTCACTATCAGTTCTTTTGACTCAAAAGCCTGACGTTCCTCCATCGTATCATTTTTGATCAATTCAATACGAAGTTTCTGGTTCTCACCACGTGCCCATACGGAAAAGCGATACTCAGCCCCTTCCTTGACACCTATGCCGAAGAAACCTTCGTTTTCAATTCCTGTGTGCTTTTCCCTGTGTCCGGAATTACCCAGACGGACGTAATGCGGATTTCGCTCGAACGGCCCGTCGTCCATCAAGGTCACATTGCCGAAAATATTCCAACCCATAAAACGTTGCGGGAATTCAAATGAACGGTTCTTTATCAGTTCGGCATACAAGCCTCCGTCCGCCCCATAATTAATGTCCTCAAAGAACAAACCATACATGGTTGGTTGTATTTCCGCACCTAATTTATTGGTCTGCACGACCATGTTGTGCGCATTCTGTGCATGTAGCGCTACTCCGGCAGCAAATACCCATGCTGTGAATAGAGTTCTGTGTAATTTCATGATAGTAATATTATTGATTTTTATTAGTCAATTCTCTTTCCCCACACAGAATGCCCTTGAGCATCCAGGCCGGTAAAAAGAATGGTTTCTGTTTCATTTTCCCAATCGTGTCCGGCAAAGATAATCAAATTGTTAATATCTTCTGTGGCTGTTTTTATAGTAAGAAGTTGTTTTTTAACATTAAAATCCCAAGTTGCATCTCCAACACTGCCATCTGCTTCCAAAACAACACGGGCAGATAACGCCTGCTCCCCATTTCGCAAGTCCCCTTCACCCCACAATATTTGTCCAGCTTCCAAACTACGTTCCAAAGGCGGTTCCTGAATACGGATAATTTCCCACTCACCTACCAAATCTTCTTTAGTGAAAGAACGTGGAGCAGTACCTGCATAGCGTTCGGGAGAAACCACAGGCCATCCATTCACCGTAAAGAACACTTCGCGCACATGCAAATCCATCAACTGGTTCTGGGGGGAAAGCCGTCCCTGATGGACCATAAAATAACGGCCGTCACCGGCATCAATAAGACCGCAATGAGCCGTTCCCGCCCATCCCGGATGATTTTCGAAGCGGTAAGGAGCTGTCAATATAGGAACATTATTCGTTGTATCTTTTATATCCTCTCCGTAGAAATCCACAAAAGGCCCTTCGGGAGAACCGGAATAAGCGACACGTACATTATAGGTAGTCATCAGCGGATCGTAGGATGTAAACAGATAATATTTGCCAAGTTGGGGTTGATACATGATTTCCGGCGCTTCCAAGTTATCTTTCCGGTAATTGGCCCGGCGTGCTATCAAGTGCCCATGATCCTCCGGCTGCATAGTCATTCCTGTTTCGGGATTCAGTTCCACACAGTACAGACCACCGAAATAAGAGCCATAGTGCATCCACCACTTTCCGGTTTCCGGATCCTCAACCACAGAAGGGTCTATGGCATTCATCGCATCCCCTTCTCCTGTCTTAACCACACACCCTTTCTGTATCCAGGGACCTTCGGGAGAATCCGACTCGGCCATACCGATATAGGATGTATTCCTGCCGAATGCCGAAACACAATAATACAAACGATAAATACCCTGATAAGGCATCAGATAAGGAGCCCAGATATTAGTCGCCCCTTTTCCCTCCGCCTGACTATGAACCCATTCTATAGCCGGAGCAGGAATCTCGGGAAAAGCCCAGCCCACAAAATCCCAATGTACCAATTCTTTTGATTTGCGTACCTGGACAAAACCCAGAGGCACATTCTTCTCTTTCGCCTCTTTCCGGTTCTCAGCAAAAATAGCATCGGTAGAATACAAATAATAAGTATCTCCTATTTTTTTACAAGCCGGGTCGTGTACATTATATGTTCCCCACTGCTTGTAATTCTCCATAGATGAAAGAGCGGTATAATCATCAGCCCAAGGATTGGGAGAAGGAACAGGCACGAAAGCCGTAGGTGCACTGCATGATACCAATATCCCTACGGTCAACAAGCCTAAACCGACCAACCTATTTATTATTAACCTTTTCATGTCCATGAATAATCTTTGAGGGAAAAATTGCTGTTTCATAGTATTTTTTTATTATGTGACCATTTGCTAATGTACTAATTTGCCAATGACATGCGGCATATAACGCAGCCAACTGTCACATTGACTAACTATTATTAATGCAAATATAACTGCAATCAAAAGCTCGCCAGGTGGACAATATCGCTTAAAGGGTGGACATTTGTGCAGCAGAGGGATAAAAATGATTTATTTGTTTTTGAGGAAAAACGAAAAGGTATATCTTTGTATAAGTAACGGTATATTCTTACGTCATTAATGAACAACACACTATGAAAAAACATTGTTTTCTATTCGCTCTGTTCATCTTTTTATCTAGTCTGTATATGCAAGCTGAAGGAACAGCCGGAAAATGGTCCGAACGTTATAATTTCACTGCCATTACGATGGATGAAGGACTGCCTCACAACTTTGTGGATGATATATTGAAAGACAGTCAGGGCTTTTTATGGATCGCTACCCGCGGGGAAGGAATCGCCCGTTATGACGGTTATGAATTCACCGCCTTCCATATGGGAAACACCCGTATCAAGCTACGAAGTAACTTTATAAACAAACTGTGTGAGGATAACTTCAAGCGTATTTGGGCTGTCAGTGAAATGGGTATTGACATACTGGATATACAAACCATGCAGACAGTACAAGTCACTGATATGAAAGACAAACTTATTTCACTGTGTAACCGCCCCTCTCATCTTATTCTCCATAGCAAAGCGGGAAATATTTGGGTTTGTTCGGAAAACAATTTATTCAAAATTACCTTTGACAAACAAGGAGATATAAAACAAATCATTAAAACATGCGAAGTACCGGCAGGAGAATCCATCCGGACTATTTGTGAAGTAGAAGACTATCTCTGGATAAACTACAAAGACGGTATCTACCGCATCAAAGAATCGGCTATGGAAGTACAGGAACCCACATTCATTTCATCTGCCCTTCAAT from Phocaeicola dorei encodes the following:
- a CDS encoding alpha-L-arabinofuranosidase C-terminal domain-containing protein, producing MKLHRTLFTAWVFAAGVALHAQNAHNMVVQTNKLGAEIQPTMYGLFFEDINYGADGGLYAELIKNRSFEFPQRFMGWNIFGNVTLMDDGPFERNPHYVRLGNSGHREKHTGIENEGFFGIGVKEGAEYRFSVWARGENQKLRIELIKNDTMEERQAFESKELIVNSKDWKQYEVILKSPRTEPKAHLRIFLESAGTVDLEHVSLFPVDTWKERKNGLRKDLVQALYDIKPGVFRFPGGCIVEGTDEATRYEWKKTIGAVENRPLNENRWHYTFKHRFFPDYFQTYGLGFFEYFQLSEDIGAEPLPILNCGLICQYQNDPDQQVSLSKLDSYIQDALDLIEFANGDVTSTWGKVRADMGHPAPFNLKFLGIGNEQWGPEYPERLKQFVEVLRKAHPEIKIVGSSGPQSEGKDFDYLWPEMKNLKVDLVDEHFYRPESWFLAQGNRYDNYDRKGPKVFAGEYACHGKGKKWNHFNAALMEAAFMTGLERNADVVHMATYAPLFAHVEGWQWRPDLIWFDNLNSVRTCSYYVQQLYAHNKGTHVLPLTMDKKAVSGQEGQDGLFASAVWDKDEKAYIVKIANTSEQTQPVSLTFNGLKKSDKLVEGKCITLQSADLDKDNTVEHPNVITPKESAATVEGNVLNVEMAPKTFVLYKFVKASNK
- a CDS encoding arabinan endo-1,5-alpha-L-arabinosidase codes for the protein MKQQFFPQRLFMDMKRLIINRLVGLGLLTVGILVSCSAPTAFVPVPSPNPWADDYTALSSMENYKQWGTYNVHDPACKKIGDTYYLYSTDAIFAENRKEAKEKNVPLGFVQVRKSKELVHWDFVGWAFPEIPAPAIEWVHSQAEGKGATNIWAPYLMPYQGIYRLYYCVSAFGRNTSYIGMAESDSPEGPWIQKGCVVKTGEGDAMNAIDPSVVEDPETGKWWMHYGSYFGGLYCVELNPETGMTMQPEDHGHLIARRANYRKDNLEAPEIMYQPQLGKYYLFTSYDPLMTTYNVRVAYSGSPEGPFVDFYGEDIKDTTNNVPILTAPYRFENHPGWAGTAHCGLIDAGDGRYFMVHQGRLSPQNQLMDLHVREVFFTVNGWPVVSPERYAGTAPRSFTKEDLVGEWEIIRIQEPPLERSLEAGQILWGEGDLRNGEQALSARVVLEADGSVGDATWDFNVKKQLLTIKTATEDINNLIIFAGHDWENETETILFTGLDAQGHSVWGKRID